In Hahella sp. HNIBRBA332, the genomic window ATTTTGAGAACCATCTACGCTAGCGTTATCAACTACAATTATTTTGTCTGAACGGACTGTCTGCGCTTCCAAGTGCTTAAGGCATTCGTCAAGCAAAGCCCCGCTATTGTAATTAACAATGATGGTCGTAACAGTCATCGAGTTTTTATATATCCATTATTAAACAAGGCGCCCTACACATTTATGTGGCGGATAAACTCAGCTCTTAACTCCTCACGATCCAACAGTACTTCTTCCGGTGAAAAATCTTCTGTTTCCCGATGCGCAGCAATGTACTGCATGAGCATCCAAAAAACTTTATCATTACCCTGTAAATTTATTGAGTTAGCCATCAGATCAAGACCATGAGAGAATCGATCTAATTCAGTAGACTGCAATAGTAATTCGCCAGAAAAATTCTTTAGATGAACTGCAAAAATCCAACAAATTTCAAACAGCATCCATGCACGATTTGATGAAATAGTGTTTGTAGAATGAATCCTGTATTTCAAAAGAGGCTTTTCCAGAAGCTCACACCGAAACTTTAGTGCCACCCTTAATAAAAAATCCCAGTCATGTGCGAATCTTAGATTACGCATACCACCGACTGCCTCATATACCTTGCGAGAAAAGACTACGTTGCTCGTCGTAGACACAAAGTTAGAAAACAGCAAATGTAACTTAAAGTCATCCGCTCCAATAAGCCTTGCGTCCGGTTGTTTAATGTTCCAGGGCAGCATATTCCGCCACCCTTCTTTAACACCAAGCACCTTACTTTTATTGTCTATAATCTCAATCCATGTTGCTACTAAATCAGCGCCTTGTTGCAGCCTTTCCACACACTCAGAAAGCCTTCCCTTATGAAAGATATCATCAGAGTTGAGAATCGCAAGATAGTCGCCTTTTGCCAGAGACAATCCTTTGTTAATAGCATTATGAGCCCCGGCATTTTCCTGCTCTATTAATGTATATCGAGGGTCATTTACGCTGCGCAGGTAGTCAAGTGATGCATCGCTGGAGCCATCATCAATGACGATCAACTCCAAGTTGGTATAAGATTGAGAGAGAACGCTTTCCACCGCCTCCCTAATATAATGGGCATGGTTATAGCTGGGTATAACAACTGATACAAGACTCATAGCTATTACTTTCTCACATTAAATTAAAATTCTTTAGCCACATTAAGGTTTCGCGCAAACCATCACTGAGCTCGATAATTGGAGAGAAATTCGTGTCGCGGCGTAGCTTATCATTCGATAATACGTTGTATGACACATCCACACCTCGAGGGGGGGTGTATTGGCACTGCAAAGTGTAACCATCGTCTTCTAATATTGGAGTTATATACTCATTTAACAAAGTGTGCAGTGCGACGCCGTTAGATGTTCCAATATTATATGCTTCACCGAGTTTGCCAAATCTGAGTATGGCAACCAGCGCATCAGCTAGATCGCGGGCATGTATGTAATCTCGAACAACCGACCCGTCACCAAAAATATTCAGTACCTCGCCCTTCAACGCAGAGGCAAATGCAGTTGCCACAAAGCCCTGACCACGAAATGGTTTCTGTCCAGGCCCATATGCATTGCCGGGACGCGCAACAATAAAGGGTAAGTTTTTCTGAATATTATAGAGAAATCCAATGTTCTCTATAATTAGCTTTGATGTTCCGTATAAGGAAATCGGCTTTGTGGATGAATTCTCAACAATGGGCTGGCGGTTTAGCTGATCTCCATAAACAGTGCCGCCTGAAGATACAAATAAAAATTTCTTAATTTTCTTCACGCAACACATATCCATAAGATGCATTGCAGGCCTGACATTACGCTCAAATTCAACGTCCATGTTGCACTCTTGGTTAAGAATCATTGTATCGTGAACAAGATGTACAACAGAGTCGACTTCTTCAAGTATGCTCTGCAGAAATTCCGAGTCTTTATAGTCTCCATCTACGTATTCAACTCCGTCTTGCCTCGCTTCTGGAGCAGGCAGAAACATATCTGCGACTCTAACAATCATTCCAGCAGAACGACAAGCCTGGGTCAGATGCTGCCCAATAAATCCCATACCGCCAAGAATCAAAACGCGAGAGGCCTCTGGCGTATTCATACTGTTACACCTTGTTTTTTGTATTGTCTAATCGCACCATCCCAGCACTCAACATACTGCTTTGCTATATTCGAACTGGAAAAACGATCAAGTATATCCTGCTCTCGAGCCTTCAACTTAACCCGATATTCCTGATGGTTTTTAAGCCAATTTTCAAATTCAGTGTTTATATTAATATCCGACAAATTTACTGAAATCACACCACCGCCATAGTATTCACTCACTACATCTGCAATATCGCCCACGTCAGTCGCAAATGCCGGGACTCCCATTGCTAATGCTTCAATCATCGCTATCGGTAATCCCTCATACGCAGAGGTAAATATAATTCCGTCAGTCACCGCATGGAGTTCAAGCGTATTTTCAACATATGGTATTCGTTTTACATTCTTCAGTTCATTTTTTTCAATGAATGCATTAGCCTCATCAGCAAGCTCGCCATCACCGACTAACACAAAATACTCGTCCTGATTACCGCAACGTAGTTTTGCCAGCTTTAGGAACTCAAGAGGTCTTTTCTGCTGCGTAAGCCGTGCTACAAACGTAAATATTCTCTTCCCTTGAGGAAGCCCAAATTTTTCCCTCAGCTCAGCCTCATCAGGTTGCGACTGTTTAAACTGCTGAATGCGCAAAGTATCAACAGCAGAATAGATTAAGTGCGTCTGTTTTGGGTCAATTCCAAAATCTTCACGGAAGCGTCGCTCAATCTTCTTATTAACAGCAATAAAATGGTCAAAAGACCTAATTCCAGGCTCACCGTATCGGGTAATCCACCCTTGCTCAACATCATATACTTCCTGATCGATGATCGGCACATCGCGAAACACGCGCCGAATAGAGGGCGCATTATCACAAAACCAAGGAGAGCCATTGCAGACCCAGACTAGTTCAGGTTTCAAAGTCGACTTTAATCGAGTCAAAACGCGCAAATAGTCCTCATGTCGCACAATCTCGGCCATCTCAATGACTTGAGCTGCGACATCCATAGCCTGGGCGGCCAGGCTACCTTGCTCTGCACGTAATCTCTCCATCGTTATCACAATGAAATCAAATTGCTGATTCAGCTTCCTCATTATCTCAACGGTATTACGTTCCACGCCGCCTACCGCTAAGAAAATAGGGAATACAAAGATAACCGGCTTTGTACTTAAACGTGGCGGCAAATACTGAGACTCATATCGAATCAAGCCATGCGAAGGTTTCTCCTGACTAGAAAAGAAACCATCTTCATCAACTTCAACACTACTGCAATCAAGCACTTCACCAATACGCGCTTCAACAGCACTACTTCTTGCCGGCAATAACCGAAGAATTTTTCCGCGCAACGGAGTCTGATTGAGTTCGTTTTCAAAAACAGCATGAGCGATGTCGCGTGAGAAAATCATATGATCGCGCAAATTACTAATACAAATGCTTCCTTCTGACGCAAGAGAATTAGAAATTATTGATAGATCTAAGCTGTTCTCTATAAGAGCCACATAAGCAGAATACAAATGATCAGGGCAGGAAATGGCTGATGAAGATATTGGCCAATAGAATGCCGTAGCTTCGGCAGCTGACGGTGTAATAGGGTTGCCGCTGAGACCACTCTCCTCGATTAGAGACAACATTCCACACTGCAACAACTCGTACACTTTTGCAGTGTCGCCAAAGGTGCGACGGAAATTCGCTACTAAAGTCTTTGTTTCTAAACCAGGCGAACCAACTACAAGTGCAGGGATAGCCTTAATAACAGTGGCGACATCAGTATTAGCGACATTTAACTTACCGCTCCTTTTATTCTCACTGATTAGCTGTCTTGTTCGATGGATTAAGTATCTTGGGTTGTTTAAAAGATGATAAACCGCCCTTGACGCCAATTGCATGAATCTGTCCATTTTACTAACCAGAGTCACTTGCGACTCTAACAGCAACTGGGCCTGCATTAATTCATCAAACAGCTGACGCTGCTTTGAACCATAATGAAGGTCTCTCTCACTCCCTGTATTAAGCGCCTCACACAGATTGTAAAGCTCAGCGGAAGACAAGCCATCAGTCTCCCCTGCGCTCTTCTCAAGCTTATCCCAGTAATCTGAGCCAATACTCGGAAAGTGCGCTTCCATGGCGATTGCCAAAGAATTAGGATAATCACCCAGCTTTTGGATGACTCCATACTCATACATCGCTCGAAATAGATGCACATACAAAGTGCTCAAACATTTCCGAATGCCCATAGAAATGTCATCAGGCGTGGCCGCGATAAGCTCTTCGTAATACTCACACCTACTGACAAGCGCATCTAACCTCTGTTGCCACCTCTCTTGAGAGAATTGTGATGCGCGGCTCTTGTGCGCTTTTTTCTCAAGTGACGCAACTCCCAATATCGTATCAATACCAGAGTGCATCCTTGCAAATACCACAGCCATTTTCCCTGCTGAAATTTGGCGTTTACAGAACTTTGACGTCACATAGGGATGATAATGATCACCTTTCGCTCGAGTGGTATAAAATAACTTTAGCCCGCGTTTCGCTAACCGATAACCTAATTCGATGTCTTCAAAACCATACTCGTCAAATCGCTCGTCAAAAATCACGTCCTCCTCAAGAAGAAAACGTCTGTCAACACAGATATTACAGGTATAAAAATGTCTAAAGTCAGTAAAGTCGTTGTCTTTAAGGCGATTATAACTAAACTGCTCATTTCCAATTTCTGTAATATGATGCATCAGATGATTAACATCGAGGTCTTGATGCCAATCGACAACACCCAGCGTGGCGACTTTCGGTCCTAGCTGCTCGCATATTTCAGCATGAATATTAAGAATTTGAGGATCAGGGAAGATATCATCCCCTATGATAAGCAGCTTATCACCTGAAGCCGCTCTAATCGCAGCATTTCGCGCACTTGAAGCCCCTCCATGCGCATTACGCAGCACTTTTAACGGCAAGCCATTCACCGTCTCAAGAAATTCGACCGAGCCATCAGATGAGCCATCATCAGAGAAAATAATCTCATACGGAAACAAAGTCACTGCATTCACTTCGCGCCATGCAGCAATAATTTCAGGCAGGAGCTTACCTCTGTTATAAGTTGGGATAATCACGCTTATTAGAATTGGATTAGTAGAGCTGGTCTGTCCGGCCAAAGTACCAGACTCTTCATTCGAAGAGAGTGATAAATCCCTCTCAGGTCGATTCCAGTCCATATCAAACAGTGAATTAGGGTGACGCCCTTCGGAGCATCCATGCAGCCAATAGTGAACCAGAGGAGGCATGTCTAAGCCTGCGATATCGGGATAGCGAGCTCGATAATATTCGCTGTCAAAATATGGACCTGGCTGCCTACTCTCTTTCCATCCTATCGCTAAATAGTGTTTTAGAGGATTAACGCCTTTTTGCGCCACATCTGGATAATTTTTCAGGTACCATTCAGAATCAAATAGAGGAGACCGCAACAACTTCCAATACCAGTAAAGCAACTTACTACGGCTTTCCAGTCTACTCAAAACCACTTTTCCAATCCCCTTATCTTTTTCGGCAAATACAGACAGCCTATGCTCAATTTGAGTAATGATATGCTGTAGGTTACTAATAGTTTGTTTATGTTCATGAGCAGCCTTGCTGAATGCAGCCAGCTTTTCATCTCGGTCAAGAATGGTCTGACCAAGAGAATCGATCTCAGCTAACTTAGCTGCCACATCTTGGCTTAAGCGGCTTATTTCCGAATCGCGCTCTTTTATTTCCTGCTTAAGCGATAGAGCTTCCAAATCTAGCGCGCCAATCTTCTGCTTAAGCGATAGAGCTTCTAAATCCAGCGCGCCAATCTTCTGCTTAAGCGATAGAGCTTCCAAATCCAGCGCGCTGATCTTCTGCTCAAGCACTAATATTTCCTGCTCACGATCATGAATGACCTGGCTTAGTGTCTCAGATGAGTATGACGCGACCTTTCCAAGTGCACTACACAGCAGGTCTTTATTGCTTACCTGCTGTATCTCATATACTTCTGGAGCAAGCAGACTTAAACGTCCCAGCTCCTCCCACGTTACTTTGTCAAGGGCTACAATCGTGGCGCTACCGACTCCAGGATCTTCAAGATTTCTAGAGGCGCTTAAGCCTACAAAAATCTTGTCATCAGTGACACATATCCCTCGCGTATACCCCCCCAGAACTTTCGAACGAACCAGTTCTCCCGCACTGTTATATTCAGCTATCTCTTTCTTTTCAGAGTTAGCCAACAATAAATTTTCATCTAAAGGCGTTAAGCTGTGAGGCTGAGATAGACCTTTGATGAGTTCCTTTCCGCTAAGTAAATCCTTTACATAGCCAGCCTCTCTGGTTTTTCCTTTATATTCGCGGTGCTGTTTAAAATCTCCAAATGCAGAGAAAACAATGCGCTCATTCCAAAGCCCAAGGCAGTTAATATGAAGCGAGTCAACATCTCCCTCAAAGGTCCATCTATCTATTTCTGCGGACTTACCATCAACCTTGATTATTTCGTTACCGGATGTACCTACAAAATATATAAAGTCGTCCACGATCAACACATCGTGTATATCGTCAGCGGCAACAGTACTGGGCTCGGAATCAGGCTTCTTTTGGCTATGAATCAACACTGACGAGGGTTGGAGGCCTCTAGCGAATTTTTCACTATTTACCGAAAATCCCGTCGCGCTAAAATTATCCAGTTTATAAGTAACGCCCTCATGGATCAGGAAAAGGCCTCCCTGATTTGGGCATGATACGAGTAGGTTATTGAATAGTTCATTCATCAATACTTACCAGTGGAGTGCAGCAAAAATCAACAATTTCTGTTGCAGTGCTAGAAGTTACCGGCAATACACGAAATGCAATTGCATCTATTTTTCTATGTAAAAACGTTTCCTCTTGACCACAAACCGCTAACACTCCAGCATTCATGAAGTAAACACCCGGGTTTAAGTAGCAATGAAAGGTAAACTCAACAGATACAACTTTTCCTTGTGGGATAAATGGAACAGACTCAGCAAGAGATGGCGCCGAAATTGACCCTCCAAGCTCTAGTCCTGAGGTTGTTTTAAGCAACATACCAAAACGAACATTTGTAGCGGCGACATCAAATTTCACGCTATAGCAATATCTATACTTCTTGCCACGAACAAGTCCATTCACAGGCTCCCCAGTAAGAGTCAAGATCTGGAGTGATTCGATCGTAGCGCCACGTGACTCATATTCAATTGTACTAACAGGCTTCAAGTGTGGATCAAAATTTTCCTGGAGATGCTGGCCTCCCTCTTCCTGCGCCTTATTAGTAGGCTGAGGCAGACCATCGACTCCGCTCACTTGTTCAGGCATAACATCATTGGCCTGGAGTAACTGGTTACGAATGCTCTCTCTTTTATCTATAGGAGCATAAAGCAGTTTTTGATAGTTCCCTATAATTTGCTTGGGCTTGCCAACCGCAAGCCTCTCACCAGAGTCCATGAGTATGGCTCTATCGCACAGTTCCACAACTGTACTCCCAGAGTGGGAAACGAATAAAATTGTTGCCCCGCTGTCACGAATAGCTTCAATTCGAGAAAAGCATTTTCGTTGGAAAAGCTCATCTCCAACAGACAAAGCTTCGTCAATAACCAGGATTTCCGGGTCAACATTAATGGCTACAGCAAATGCAAGCCGAACAACCATTCCACTAGAATATGTCTTAACTGGCTGATCTATAAACTGCCCAATATCAGCAAATGCTGCTATATCATCAAATCGCTCGTCAACTTCGCTTTGGCTTAGTCCTAGAACCGCTGCGTTAAGATAAACGTTTTCCCTTCCCGTAAACTCTGGATTGAATCCCGCCCCCAATTCCAAAAGCGCTGCAATACGACCATTTATCTCGACTACGCCCTCTGTCGGAGACAAAGTACCACAAATTATTTGCAGAAGAGTGGACTTACCAGAACCATTACGCCCAACAATCCCAACAGTTTCACCTCTCTTTATTTCAAATGAAACATCTCTGAGAGCCCAAAAATCGCGATAATAATGTACTGGCGGCCGATTACTGAAACGTTTTAGCTTTGGAAGAACAAACTGTTTAAGCCTATCTCGCGGAGACTCGTATATTTGATAGCACTTACTTAGGTTTCGAATTCGAATAGCCGTATTATCAGTGCTGTTAGTGTTTAACGGCTCGCTACTATTATTAAAGGACATCCGAAAAGCCTCTTCTTGTCTTTTGAAACCACGCGTACCCGGCCCATGCCAAAGCTACAGAGACAAGTGAGTAGATACCCAAACCAAACCAATCAGGCACACGCCCCCATATAAGAACGCCTCTTGATTGCTCAATGATGAACGTTAGTGGATTCAGCATAATTAAAGAATGATAGTTTGCAGGCAGAGCATCAATAGGAAAGAAAACAGGCGAAAGGAAGAGTAGAACTGTGGTAATTATGACTATTGTTTGCCCAACATCTCGAATAAATACACCTATAGAGGCCAAAATCCATGCTCCCCCTAATATAAGCAGAATAAACGGTATAAATATTAAAGGTAAGAATATGGCCGTCCAGTGTATAAACCCGTTAAAAATAATAAATGCTATTAACAATACCAACAGGCTAATTAATGAGTGAAATAATGCAGCAAACAGACAAACCACTGGTAGTATCTCAATAGGAAACACTACTTTTTTTACAAAGTTCACATTCCCTAAAATCAACCCTGGCGCTCGGTTGATAACTTCAGCAAAAACGCCATGAACAATAAGTCCAACAAAAAGAACTATCGCAAACTGAGATTTACTTTCATCACCACCAACGCCCCACTTGGCTTTAAATATCACAGAAAATACAAATGTGTAGACAACCAACATTAATATTGGATGAAAAAATGACCATGCCAGCCCTAAAAAAGAGCCTCGATACCGGCCAACAACTTCTCTTTTTGTCATTTGCCGAATAAGTTGCCAATTATGGCTGATCGATAGAATCAGCCCTGTTAAAGAAGAAGAGTACTGAGGCATTTAAAATAAGAACTTCCAGATAAGTTGTCATGTGGACATATTTGCAGGCGGTTTCCACCAAAAGCCCAAATAGTGAAAGCTGAGTTGAATAGATACCTAGAGGTATAGCCTTGATTTGGTTTACCTTTGTATTCCACCCCAAACATTTGCTGGTTAATCCCACTAATGCGCGTGGTCTACCACGCGAGAGATTTTTGCCGGATGCGGCGAGATTATATACACCAGAGGAAAAATTTCCAGCTTTACGGCCCTTCTGTGCAGTGTAAACAGTGGTACGCTCCTGAAGTCTCAAAGGCAAGATGCGGAACATTCCATAAAGACTGCTCTCTGGATTAATTTATGCCCCTACCCCTTCTGATACAACACATGAATATAGCGTCCCAGGGAAAGGTAGGGTTCTTTCTGGGAGTGCATGCGCTCCATTTCCAGTACGTCTTCATAGCTGCGTTCGCGGGCGACGTGCTTTTGCATGAAGTCGTAAAAAGTGCGGATGCCCCGTTTACATATCTGATGCATGCCCGCTTGCTGCAGCCAGCCGTAGACTTCATCCGGATCTAGTGGATTCTGCGGCGTCAGTCCGCCTTTACGGTAGAACCAGTTGTTCTTCTTGAGTTTGCGAAAATTGCCCTGTAATAGATTGCGGTAGATCAGGCCATTTCGGTTGTAGAAAGCCAGGGACAGCACGCCGCCGTTACGCAGTTTGCTCAGCGCCAGCTCCAGAGCGGGACGGGGATCGTCCATCCACTCCAGCACTGCATGGATGATTATCAAATCATAAGGTCCCTGGAGTTGCGGCAGAACGTCCTGCATCGCACCTTCACGCCACTCCTCGCAGGCCTGCGCCGCTCCCAGAGCCTCCAGATTGGCGCGGGCCGCCGTCAGCATCTCTGCGGACAGGTCGGTCAGCGTCAGCCGATGTCCCGCTTGCGCCAAGCGCCCGCTGATCATCGCCGCGCCGCAGCCAATGTCCAATATTCGCCAGGCGTCCTCTCCCAAACGTTCCGCCAAATGGGCGTCCAGGTCTTCGTTGATCAGATCCAGTCGCAAGCGCCCTTTGGGGGTGCCGTAAATATTATTCTGGAAGCGTTCTTTCAGTTCGTCGAAGTTGTGCCCTGGGGAACCCTTTGAATCTTCTTGCATTTTTGGGAACTTACTGTTGAATCAAGGTTGATGTTGACGCGTATAATACCACTACTGCGCACAAAGCCCTCGACAGGTTATTGAAAAGCCTTCGAAAAAACGTCGCCGCAATATCAATAGATCCAATGTAACAAGGATACGCTTCGCCATGCTTTCGCTACTCAAAATACTTCATGTTCTAGCGGCCCTGGGCTGGGTCGGCGGTATGTTTTTCGCTTATGTCATTCTGCGCCCTACCGCCGCGGAACAATTACAGCCGCCTCAGCGCCTGCCGTTGTGGTCGGAAGTGCTGACCCGCTTTTTCCGATGGGTGTGGATCGCCGTGCTGACGCTCTGGGGCTCCGGCATGGGCATGCTCGCTCTGTGGGGCGGCAAACCGCCGTTGTATGTACACATCATGCTGGGCGGCGCTTTGACTATGACGCTCATTTTCATTGGGGTGTTTTTCTTTCCCTTTCGCAGGCTGAAGACCTGCACGCTGGAAAAGACCTGGAGCGAAGCCGGCGCCGCGTTGAATCAAGTGCGGCAGGCGGTATTGGCCAACCTCTGCCTGGGACTCATCGTCATCTGCGTCGCCGTTGGCAGGTGGCCGCTTTAATGTTAGCGCCGTAATAGCGCCAGGGCGTTATCCAATGGCGCATCGTCCGCTTCCAGCCAGTGGATGGCGACGCCCTGACGCTCCATACGACGGAACCATTTCACTTGCTGGCGGGCGAACAGATAGATCGCGGACGCCAGCTTTTGCATCATATCGTTGCGGTTCAACTGCTCCTGCAGATACAACGCGACATAGCGATACTCTAACCCCAGCTCATCCAACTGCCGCCAACTCAAACCCGCCGCCCGGAGGCTTTCCACTTCTTCAATCAAGCCTTCGTCTAGACGAGTTTCCAGACGTTCGCGAATGCGGGCGCGCAATCGGTCATTGTCGCAGTGCAGCCCGATCACCACAGGTTCGATACTGATCTGCACGCTGGGGCTGTTCTCATTCAGCTCGGCGTAGGCAATCTCAATCGCTCGCAGCGTGCGCTCGCGGTCCTGGGTATCAGTGGTGTTATGCAAGGGTCTCAATGAGGCCAGCAGCGCATTCAGCCGCTCCTGATCGTGATGTTTGAGCCGTTCCCGCAGCAGCGGATCGACAGGCGCCTCGACAAGTCGATAACCGCGCAGAATCGCATCCAGATACAACCCCGAACCACCAGCGATAATAGGACGCTTACTTCTCGCACCCAGATCATCAAGTGTCCGCTGCATAGCGCTGAGGTAGTCAAACAGGCTGAACGGAGCGCCCGGATCGACAATATCGATCAGGTGATAAGGCGTATCGCCGTAGTCCTGCAAATCCTTGCCGGTTCCAATATCCATGCCGCGAAACACCTGCCGGGAGTCCGCAGACACCACCTCCCCCTCAAAGGCGCGCGCCAAGGCGACAGCGAGCCGGGTCTTTCCGCAGGCGGTGGGCCCAAGCACCACCAGGGGGCTGGCGCTGGGATTATCGTTAGTGATACTCATCTGTGACTCTTTTCTTGATTTCGGACAGCCTTCTCCGTCAGGAAGCAATCTAATCTATGCTTATATCAGACCCCATTTACCTGAGCACGGAGTATGGCAATGACGAAAGTAACCATTATCTGGATGGCCGTCGCCGCTGTATTTATGCTGCCAACCATAATGGTGTTGGCGTTTATCTTTCGCAATTCTCGCACTGCGGACCTGTATTACAACGGGCTGGCCAACCGAGTGGAGCAGGAGCGCC contains:
- a CDS encoding glycosyltransferase, with the translated sequence MSLVSVVIPSYNHAHYIREAVESVLSQSYTNLELIVIDDGSSDASLDYLRSVNDPRYTLIEQENAGAHNAINKGLSLAKGDYLAILNSDDIFHKGRLSECVERLQQGADLVATWIEIIDNKSKVLGVKEGWRNMLPWNIKQPDARLIGADDFKLHLLFSNFVSTTSNVVFSRKVYEAVGGMRNLRFAHDWDFLLRVALKFRCELLEKPLLKYRIHSTNTISSNRAWMLFEICWIFAVHLKNFSGELLLQSTELDRFSHGLDLMANSINLQGNDKVFWMLMQYIAAHRETEDFSPEEVLLDREELRAEFIRHINV
- a CDS encoding NAD-dependent epimerase/dehydratase family protein, with amino-acid sequence MNTPEASRVLILGGMGFIGQHLTQACRSAGMIVRVADMFLPAPEARQDGVEYVDGDYKDSEFLQSILEEVDSVVHLVHDTMILNQECNMDVEFERNVRPAMHLMDMCCVKKIKKFLFVSSGGTVYGDQLNRQPIVENSSTKPISLYGTSKLIIENIGFLYNIQKNLPFIVARPGNAYGPGQKPFRGQGFVATAFASALKGEVLNIFGDGSVVRDYIHARDLADALVAILRFGKLGEAYNIGTSNGVALHTLLNEYITPILEDDGYTLQCQYTPPRGVDVSYNVLSNDKLRRDTNFSPIIELSDGLRETLMWLKNFNLM
- a CDS encoding glycosyltransferase; this encodes MNELFNNLLVSCPNQGGLFLIHEGVTYKLDNFSATGFSVNSEKFARGLQPSSVLIHSQKKPDSEPSTVAADDIHDVLIVDDFIYFVGTSGNEIIKVDGKSAEIDRWTFEGDVDSLHINCLGLWNERIVFSAFGDFKQHREYKGKTREAGYVKDLLSGKELIKGLSQPHSLTPLDENLLLANSEKKEIAEYNSAGELVRSKVLGGYTRGICVTDDKIFVGLSASRNLEDPGVGSATIVALDKVTWEELGRLSLLAPEVYEIQQVSNKDLLCSALGKVASYSSETLSQVIHDREQEILVLEQKISALDLEALSLKQKIGALDLEALSLKQKIGALDLEALSLKQEIKERDSEISRLSQDVAAKLAEIDSLGQTILDRDEKLAAFSKAAHEHKQTISNLQHIITQIEHRLSVFAEKDKGIGKVVLSRLESRSKLLYWYWKLLRSPLFDSEWYLKNYPDVAQKGVNPLKHYLAIGWKESRQPGPYFDSEYYRARYPDIAGLDMPPLVHYWLHGCSEGRHPNSLFDMDWNRPERDLSLSSNEESGTLAGQTSSTNPILISVIIPTYNRGKLLPEIIAAWREVNAVTLFPYEIIFSDDGSSDGSVEFLETVNGLPLKVLRNAHGGASSARNAAIRAASGDKLLIIGDDIFPDPQILNIHAEICEQLGPKVATLGVVDWHQDLDVNHLMHHITEIGNEQFSYNRLKDNDFTDFRHFYTCNICVDRRFLLEEDVIFDERFDEYGFEDIELGYRLAKRGLKLFYTTRAKGDHYHPYVTSKFCKRQISAGKMAVVFARMHSGIDTILGVASLEKKAHKSRASQFSQERWQQRLDALVSRCEYYEELIAATPDDISMGIRKCLSTLYVHLFRAMYEYGVIQKLGDYPNSLAIAMEAHFPSIGSDYWDKLEKSAGETDGLSSAELYNLCEALNTGSERDLHYGSKQRQLFDELMQAQLLLESQVTLVSKMDRFMQLASRAVYHLLNNPRYLIHRTRQLISENKRSGKLNVANTDVATVIKAIPALVVGSPGLETKTLVANFRRTFGDTAKVYELLQCGMLSLIEESGLSGNPITPSAAEATAFYWPISSSAISCPDHLYSAYVALIENSLDLSIISNSLASEGSICISNLRDHMIFSRDIAHAVFENELNQTPLRGKILRLLPARSSAVEARIGEVLDCSSVEVDEDGFFSSQEKPSHGLIRYESQYLPPRLSTKPVIFVFPIFLAVGGVERNTVEIMRKLNQQFDFIVITMERLRAEQGSLAAQAMDVAAQVIEMAEIVRHEDYLRVLTRLKSTLKPELVWVCNGSPWFCDNAPSIRRVFRDVPIIDQEVYDVEQGWITRYGEPGIRSFDHFIAVNKKIERRFREDFGIDPKQTHLIYSAVDTLRIQQFKQSQPDEAELREKFGLPQGKRIFTFVARLTQQKRPLEFLKLAKLRCGNQDEYFVLVGDGELADEANAFIEKNELKNVKRIPYVENTLELHAVTDGIIFTSAYEGLPIAMIEALAMGVPAFATDVGDIADVVSEYYGGGVISVNLSDININTEFENWLKNHQEYRVKLKAREQDILDRFSSSNIAKQYVECWDGAIRQYKKQGVTV
- a CDS encoding ABC transporter ATP-binding protein, encoding MSFNNSSEPLNTNSTDNTAIRIRNLSKCYQIYESPRDRLKQFVLPKLKRFSNRPPVHYYRDFWALRDVSFEIKRGETVGIVGRNGSGKSTLLQIICGTLSPTEGVVEINGRIAALLELGAGFNPEFTGRENVYLNAAVLGLSQSEVDERFDDIAAFADIGQFIDQPVKTYSSGMVVRLAFAVAINVDPEILVIDEALSVGDELFQRKCFSRIEAIRDSGATILFVSHSGSTVVELCDRAILMDSGERLAVGKPKQIIGNYQKLLYAPIDKRESIRNQLLQANDVMPEQVSGVDGLPQPTNKAQEEGGQHLQENFDPHLKPVSTIEYESRGATIESLQILTLTGEPVNGLVRGKKYRYCYSVKFDVAATNVRFGMLLKTTSGLELGGSISAPSLAESVPFIPQGKVVSVEFTFHCYLNPGVYFMNAGVLAVCGQEETFLHRKIDAIAFRVLPVTSSTATEIVDFCCTPLVSIDE
- a CDS encoding ABC transporter permease gives rise to the protein MPQYSSSLTGLILSISHNWQLIRQMTKREVVGRYRGSFLGLAWSFFHPILMLVVYTFVFSVIFKAKWGVGGDESKSQFAIVLFVGLIVHGVFAEVINRAPGLILGNVNFVKKVVFPIEILPVVCLFAALFHSLISLLVLLIAFIIFNGFIHWTAIFLPLIFIPFILLILGGAWILASIGVFIRDVGQTIVIITTVLLFLSPVFFPIDALPANYHSLIMLNPLTFIIEQSRGVLIWGRVPDWFGLGIYSLVSVALAWAGYAWFQKTRRGFSDVL
- a CDS encoding methyltransferase, with the translated sequence MQEDSKGSPGHNFDELKERFQNNIYGTPKGRLRLDLINEDLDAHLAERLGEDAWRILDIGCGAAMISGRLAQAGHRLTLTDLSAEMLTAARANLEALGAAQACEEWREGAMQDVLPQLQGPYDLIIIHAVLEWMDDPRPALELALSKLRNGGVLSLAFYNRNGLIYRNLLQGNFRKLKKNNWFYRKGGLTPQNPLDPDEVYGWLQQAGMHQICKRGIRTFYDFMQKHVARERSYEDVLEMERMHSQKEPYLSLGRYIHVLYQKG
- a CDS encoding CopD family protein; the encoded protein is MLSLLKILHVLAALGWVGGMFFAYVILRPTAAEQLQPPQRLPLWSEVLTRFFRWVWIAVLTLWGSGMGMLALWGGKPPLYVHIMLGGALTMTLIFIGVFFFPFRRLKTCTLEKTWSEAGAALNQVRQAVLANLCLGLIVICVAVGRWPL